Proteins from one Gemmatimonadaceae bacterium genomic window:
- a CDS encoding alpha/beta hydrolase yields the protein MRGEFLDLSGARLYYYAAGTRGAGVPVVFIHGFPTSGHLWSEVVPLMPHGHRLVVLDLLGYGRSDRPLNRPVDVRAHATRVIAVLDELRIPRACVVGHGIGGGVAQSLAIRHPARVSHLCLIDSVAFDRWPTLEARIARASLAVTRYLPPELLLRVVRRDMQRGYADHARATHSIELYLRPFKEHDGRRALVSHIRALTSRETIKLGRQLGKIRAPTAIVWGEHDRVMPLSVARRLEAAIAGATLEVLPDARHFTPEEAPRQIADNIEALLGR from the coding sequence ATGCGCGGCGAATTCCTCGATCTCTCCGGCGCGCGGCTGTACTACTACGCCGCCGGCACCCGCGGCGCCGGTGTGCCGGTAGTCTTCATCCACGGCTTTCCGACGTCCGGACATCTCTGGTCCGAAGTCGTTCCGCTCATGCCGCACGGCCACCGACTGGTCGTGCTCGACTTGCTCGGCTACGGACGCAGCGACCGGCCGCTCAACCGTCCGGTCGACGTTCGCGCACACGCCACGCGCGTCATCGCCGTGCTCGACGAGCTGCGGATACCACGCGCCTGCGTCGTCGGTCACGGCATCGGCGGAGGCGTCGCGCAATCGCTGGCCATTCGCCACCCCGCGCGCGTGTCGCACCTCTGCCTCATCGACAGCGTCGCGTTCGACCGCTGGCCGACGCTCGAGGCCCGCATCGCGCGCGCGTCACTCGCCGTCACGCGATACCTGCCGCCCGAGCTCCTGCTCCGCGTCGTGCGGCGCGACATGCAGCGCGGATACGCCGACCACGCGCGCGCGACGCACTCGATCGAACTCTATCTGCGTCCGTTCAAGGAGCACGACGGCCGGCGGGCGCTCGTCTCGCACATTCGCGCGCTGACGAGCCGGGAGACGATCAAGCTCGGACGGCAACTCGGAAAGATCCGCGCGCCGACGGCGATCGTATGGGGCGAGCACGATCGCGTCATGCCGTTGAGCGTCGCGCGGCGGCTCGAGGCGGCCATCGCGGGCGCGACGCTCGAGGTGCTGCCCGATGCGCGGCACTTCACGCCCGAGGAAGCGCCGCGGCAGATCGCGGACAATATCGAGGCGTTGTTGGGGCGCTGA
- a CDS encoding protein kinase, whose protein sequence is MNDYLRDRVTVAVGEHYLIEHEIGRGGMAVVYRATDLRLHRTVAIKVLPPDVAFNPDVRTRFIREAQTAAQLNHPNIVQIYSVDEVDGGSLVYFVMAFVDGESLGARLAREGAWPIDRTVRVLRDVADALAYAHARGVVHRDIKPDNILIDRASGRPMVTDFGIARAAAGETRLTVTGVAVGTPAYMSPEQAIGEREVDGRSDLYSLAVVGYHMLVGETPFKAANTPAMLVKHVSERPRPIRDRRPDVPAYLAVAVDRALAKRPEDRFSDAAEFRDALDGATQPRGNSARDQVDTARDRIDGARDRFDALQSVPPMMPAPPAPVPQPAPFPLPPQGLSRRELREWYRAQRRVAIRQQLTQAGGVGVLMNDRVIYPLRYKSYDERPLEERVASFRRHVFGWMGWSTMLFGINVATHGPGPWFLIPSAFMFVGVLKRAGSIWSEGIGPIDAFKKGITKKIRADSGRPENAPVGQLAARASAMTPEQAAAQLAPSDVLAGFHGEAVRRAAADRMLMREIAAALGPVERELIPDVGPTVDALAARVGAVATTLHRLDADVSGASLGSLDTRIASMQTEPDTPDRDRRLALLQRQRQSLHELLERRRSLANQLESASLMLQNLKLDLLKLRSSGLGSSIEGDNTSATQEARALSREIGHVVQAAEELRKL, encoded by the coding sequence GTGAACGACTACCTGCGCGATCGCGTCACGGTCGCGGTCGGCGAACATTACCTGATCGAGCACGAGATCGGGCGCGGCGGTATGGCGGTGGTCTATCGCGCGACTGACCTTCGCCTGCATCGCACCGTCGCGATCAAGGTTCTTCCGCCGGACGTCGCCTTCAACCCCGACGTCCGCACGCGATTCATTCGCGAAGCCCAGACGGCGGCGCAGCTCAATCATCCGAACATCGTTCAGATCTACAGCGTCGACGAGGTGGACGGCGGCAGCCTCGTGTACTTCGTCATGGCGTTCGTGGACGGTGAGAGCCTCGGCGCGCGCCTCGCGCGCGAGGGTGCGTGGCCGATCGACCGAACCGTGCGCGTGCTGCGCGACGTGGCGGATGCTTTAGCGTATGCTCATGCCCGCGGCGTCGTGCACCGCGACATCAAGCCGGACAACATCCTGATCGACCGGGCAAGCGGCCGGCCGATGGTCACCGACTTCGGCATCGCGCGCGCGGCGGCGGGTGAGACGCGGTTGACGGTCACGGGCGTCGCGGTCGGGACGCCCGCCTACATGTCGCCGGAGCAAGCGATCGGCGAGCGTGAGGTCGACGGCCGCAGCGATCTCTATTCGCTGGCCGTGGTCGGCTATCACATGCTCGTCGGCGAGACGCCGTTCAAGGCGGCGAACACGCCGGCGATGCTCGTGAAGCACGTGTCCGAACGTCCGCGTCCGATTCGCGATCGCCGGCCGGACGTGCCGGCGTATCTCGCGGTGGCCGTCGATCGCGCCCTCGCGAAGCGGCCCGAGGATCGTTTCTCGGACGCCGCCGAGTTTCGTGATGCGCTGGACGGTGCTACGCAGCCGCGCGGCAACAGTGCGCGCGATCAGGTCGATACGGCGCGCGATCGGATCGACGGCGCGCGCGACAGGTTCGACGCGCTGCAATCCGTCCCGCCGATGATGCCCGCGCCGCCTGCACCGGTGCCTCAACCGGCTCCATTCCCCTTGCCGCCTCAAGGGCTGTCGCGCCGCGAGCTACGGGAGTGGTACCGCGCGCAGCGGCGCGTCGCGATTCGGCAGCAACTTACGCAAGCCGGCGGCGTAGGGGTACTGATGAATGACCGCGTCATTTACCCGCTGCGGTACAAGAGCTACGACGAGCGACCGCTCGAAGAGCGCGTCGCCTCCTTTCGGCGGCACGTGTTCGGCTGGATGGGGTGGTCGACGATGCTGTTCGGGATCAACGTCGCGACGCACGGCCCGGGGCCGTGGTTCCTGATCCCGAGCGCTTTCATGTTCGTCGGCGTCTTGAAGCGGGCAGGATCGATCTGGTCCGAGGGCATCGGACCGATCGACGCGTTCAAGAAGGGCATCACCAAGAAGATTCGCGCGGACTCCGGTCGCCCTGAGAACGCGCCCGTTGGGCAACTCGCGGCACGTGCGTCCGCGATGACGCCCGAGCAAGCCGCGGCGCAGCTGGCGCCGAGCGACGTGTTGGCCGGGTTCCATGGCGAGGCGGTTCGGCGCGCGGCGGCCGATCGGATGTTGATGCGTGAGATTGCCGCCGCGTTGGGTCCGGTCGAGCGCGAGTTGATTCCCGACGTGGGACCGACCGTCGACGCGCTCGCGGCGCGCGTCGGCGCGGTGGCAACGACGCTGCATCGCCTCGATGCGGACGTGTCGGGTGCCTCGCTCGGCTCGCTGGATACGCGGATCGCATCCATGCAGACGGAGCCGGACACGCCCGATCGCGATCGCCGGCTGGCGCTGCTCCAGCGCCAGCGCCAGTCGCTGCACGAGCTGCTCGAGCGGCGGCGGTCGCTGGCGAATCAGCTCGAGAGCGCCAGCCTCATGTTACAGAATTTGAAGCTGGATTTGCTAAAGTTGCGCTCGTCCGGGCTGGGCAGCTCGATCGAGGGGGACAACACGAGCGCGACGCAGGAGGCGCGGGCGCTGTCGCGCGAGATCGGGCATGTGGTGCAGGCGGCGGAGGAGTTGAGGAAGCTCTAA
- a CDS encoding protein kinase yields the protein MSDPVVPSSDVELRTHVERVLSPHYELDTEIGRGGMGVVYRAKDRRLKRTVAIKVLPPELAFRSEIKTRFLREAEMAAQLNHPNIVDIYAVDEAEGIVYFVMAYITGDNLAKRLHDHGALSVEETRRTLRDVADALAYAHERGVIHRDIKPDNIIIDAGSGRPMVTDFGIARAVSEGDSRLTATGIAIGTPTYMSPEQAAGERTIDGRSDLYSLGILGYQMLTGEPPFIANSTPAILVKHISERPTPVEQRRSDVPPDLASVIMTLLEKDPANRFPNANAVVLALDTGRMPTLERPVYSTAPANAPFAGPPPLPRASNPYAAAQTNELYAVSAPTPEEYRRWNAEPVAKFRRLLAPYLFVNAVIVIASMIGSTDVFGITVLWSIYIAFKYAKLWADGYDWRDVFRQPRDRDLIDVAEDFLTYVRASFDRNQRQAMREQRRARGVARRSGGMMPPLPGASYSTGTGSDVAAVAGAYADRVRRAEADRMEILRLLDRMPNAERSRIPDVSRSADALAEKVKFMAVAMSDLERSMAAQGVDAIESEITRLEGAANPLDAAGSEERVRRLAKLKRDRRGVADLTNRRDALAAKLETCVVALQNIKYDLIRLSAGSQTPQHITSLAMDALNLADSVDSALYVSDEMRGTGSRPASRKAAR from the coding sequence TTGTCGGATCCTGTAGTACCATCGTCAGATGTCGAGCTGCGCACGCATGTCGAGCGCGTGCTCAGCCCGCATTATGAGTTGGATACCGAGATCGGCCGCGGCGGAATGGGCGTCGTCTATCGGGCGAAAGATCGACGCCTGAAGCGCACGGTCGCCATCAAGGTTTTGCCTCCGGAGTTGGCGTTCCGCAGCGAAATCAAAACGCGCTTTCTGCGCGAAGCGGAAATGGCGGCCCAGCTCAATCATCCGAACATCGTCGACATCTACGCGGTCGACGAGGCGGAGGGCATCGTCTACTTCGTGATGGCGTACATCACCGGAGACAATCTCGCCAAGCGTCTGCACGATCACGGTGCGCTGTCCGTGGAGGAAACGCGACGTACGCTGCGCGACGTCGCCGACGCACTCGCGTACGCGCACGAGCGCGGGGTGATTCATCGCGACATCAAACCGGACAACATCATCATCGACGCCGGCAGCGGCCGCCCGATGGTGACGGACTTCGGTATCGCGCGCGCGGTCAGCGAAGGCGACTCGCGGCTGACCGCGACCGGGATCGCGATCGGAACGCCGACGTACATGTCGCCGGAGCAGGCCGCGGGCGAGCGCACCATCGACGGCCGCTCCGACCTCTACTCGCTCGGCATCCTGGGCTACCAGATGCTGACGGGCGAGCCGCCGTTCATCGCGAACAGCACGCCGGCGATTCTCGTGAAACACATCTCCGAACGTCCGACGCCCGTCGAGCAGCGCCGTTCGGACGTGCCGCCCGATCTCGCGAGCGTCATCATGACGCTTCTCGAAAAGGATCCGGCGAACCGATTCCCCAACGCGAACGCCGTCGTACTCGCGCTGGATACCGGACGTATGCCGACGCTGGAACGGCCCGTGTACAGCACCGCGCCGGCGAATGCTCCGTTCGCCGGACCGCCGCCGCTGCCGCGCGCATCGAATCCCTATGCCGCGGCGCAGACGAACGAGCTGTATGCGGTGTCGGCGCCCACGCCCGAGGAGTACCGCCGGTGGAACGCCGAACCGGTGGCCAAGTTTCGGCGGCTTCTGGCGCCCTACCTGTTCGTCAATGCGGTGATCGTGATCGCCTCGATGATTGGATCGACCGACGTCTTCGGCATCACGGTGCTGTGGAGCATCTACATCGCGTTCAAGTACGCCAAGTTGTGGGCCGACGGCTACGACTGGCGCGATGTGTTCCGCCAGCCCCGCGATCGCGATCTCATCGACGTGGCCGAGGACTTCCTGACGTACGTGCGCGCGTCGTTCGACCGCAATCAGCGCCAGGCGATGCGCGAGCAGCGTCGCGCACGCGGCGTCGCGCGCCGCAGCGGCGGGATGATGCCGCCGTTGCCGGGCGCGTCGTACTCGACAGGAACGGGCAGCGACGTCGCGGCCGTCGCGGGCGCGTACGCCGATCGCGTGCGCCGCGCCGAAGCCGACCGCATGGAAATTCTTCGCCTGCTCGACCGCATGCCGAACGCCGAGCGTTCGCGCATTCCGGACGTCAGCCGGTCCGCCGACGCACTCGCCGAGAAGGTGAAGTTCATGGCGGTGGCGATGTCGGATCTCGAACGGAGCATGGCGGCGCAGGGTGTGGATGCGATCGAGTCGGAGATCACGCGGCTCGAAGGTGCCGCGAATCCGCTCGATGCGGCCGGCAGTGAAGAGCGCGTGCGGCGCCTGGCGAAGCTCAAGCGCGACCGTCGCGGCGTGGCCGATCTCACCAACCGCCGCGATGCGCTCGCGGCCAAGCTCGAGACGTGCGTCGTCGCGCTGCAGAACATCAAGTACGATCTCATTCGGCTGAGTGCCGGCTCGCAGACGCCGCAGCACATCACGTCGTTGGCGATGGACGCGCTGAATCTCGCCGATAGCGTGGACAGCGCGCTGTACGTCTCCGACGAAATGCGCGGCACCGGCTCGCGTCCCGCGAGTCGCAAGGCCGCCCGCTAG